CGGTTGATTTCCTGATCAACATCGGCTTTTGCCTGCGCTGTAATACGAGCTGCTTCGTTAGAAGCCTGTTCTTTGGCCTCCTCAACAATTTTAGCAGCACGCTTTTCGGCGTTGGCAACCATTTCGGCTACCTGACTACGCCCTTCGGCCAAGAGTTCTGCAACTTTCTTCTCTGCCTGCTCAAAGTCGCTTTTACCGCGCTCGGCGGCAGCCAAGCCTTCGGCGACTTTTGCGGCGCGCTCGTCCAACGCTTTTGCAATCGGCGGCCACACAAATTTCATGGTAAACCAAACCAGACCGAAAAAGACGATGATCTGCGCAAATAAGGTCGCATTGATATTCACTTTACTTAACCTTCGTATTAGGGTTAATCAAACAAACGCATACGCGTCTGTATCGAAACAGTTGTCTGTTCGGATTAGCCTGCAAACGGGTTAACAAAGGCGAACAGCAGAGCAATAGCCACACCAATCAAGAATGCGGCATCAATCAGACCGGCAATCAGGAACAGTTTGGTTTGCAGCGGGCCAATCAGTTCAGGCTGACGTGCAGAAGATTCCAAATATTTAGAACCAACCATGGCGATACCGATAGAAGCACCCAAAGCACCCAAGGCTACAATCAGACCACAAGCGATAGCAATCAAACCCATTTTAAAACTCCTTAAAGAAACAAAGGTTAAAAACTACATTAAAAAGAACTACTCAAACTACTTGAAAAGAAAGGTATGCACTATAGATCAAAAACTAGTGCGCGTCATGCGCCTGACCGATATAGACAAACGCCAATGCCATGAAGATGAAGGCCTGCAGGGTAATAACCAAGATATGGAAAATTGCCCAAGCCAAACCTGCAAGGATGTGGAATACGAACAAAATCGGATCCATCACACCCACACTGCCCGAAGCTGCCCAAGCACCGCCCAACAGAGCAATCAGCAAGAACACCAGTTCGCCGGCATACATATTGCCGAACAACCGCATACCGTGCGATACGGTTTTAGACAGAAACTCCACCAAGTTCAACAGAAAGTTGGCCGGTGCCAACTTGCCACCAAACGGGGCGCTGAACATTTCATGCATCCAGCCGCCGAAACCTTTGATTTTGATGTTGTAGTAAATACAGATAATCAGAACGCCGATTGCCAATGCCAGAGTCGTGTTCAAATCCGCAGTCGGAACAACACGCAACAAGGCATGATGGTTGCCTGTCATCTGTTGCCAAATCCACGGCAGCAAATCTACCGGCAGCAAGTCCATCGCGTTCATCAGGAAAATCCACACAAACAGCGTCAGACCCAGCGGTGCAACCGCTTTGCGCGACTGCTCGTTATGCACGATACTCTTACACATATCGTCCACAAATTCATAGAGGATTTCCACAGCAGCCTGAAAACGACCCGGAACACCCGAGGTAGCGGCTTTGGCACCACGCCACAACAAAAAGCTGCCCAACACACCCAGCACCACAGCAAAGAAAATTGCATCGAGGTTGATGAACGAGAAGTCAGCAATATTTTTCAGGCCTTGGCCTTGAGTAACGTCCGACAAACTGGTCAAGCTCTGCAAGTGGTGCTTGATGTAGTCGGCAGCGGTCATTGATTCACCTGCCATAATCTTTAACTCTCAACAATACTAAAAAAACCAGATGGCTGACCCCTAATAATCCGCAGAAAAACGGTAGGAATGCCAGTGAATCATGCCAAACCGCAAACACGGCCAGCATCAACACCAGCGACAGCGTTATTTTTAAAACTTCTCCGACGACCATCATTCTGCTTCGCAGGTACGGATTGTTTTTGAAAAGTTTTAAAAGTAAAACTGCTATAAGGGTAGGAATAAGATAGGTTAAGCCGCCTGCCAGAGCAGACCAAAAGCCCCGCCCTCCGGCAAACAAGGCACTCAAAATGGAAATGGCGAACAGAACACCGGCTTGGGAAATTAAAATCCGCGTCATAACTGATAAGAAAACCGGCCGCCATTATCGGGCGTGGCAACTATAATAAAGAAGCTGCCGAACGTCAAGCCGAAATGTTAACCTGTGTGAAGCATTACTTTGATTATACGGGTATTTCTTTACGGCTTTGAAAACAATCTTTCCGCCGTTTTGCTTTTTACGCGGATTTTAACACAAACTACATTTTGTTACAGTATTATCTGTATAAAAATCATGGCTTTTTTCTGTTTTCGCGGCGCGGTTTTTCATTGTATAAAACAATCTGATTGATTTACATCAACTTTTAACCACAATGCCGTCTGAATTTGCAGACGGCATTGTGTACCGATATTGCGGGAAAAGCATCATTTAGTCGCAAAATTCCAACATCTCACGCTTGATAATCGATGCCCAACTGCTTGAGCAGGTAATCGAAAGTCTCCGGCGTATCAAAATGCAGTACGATTTTGCCTTTTTTCTGATTAGTGGTTTTGACTTCGGCATTCACACCCAGTTTTTCGGTCAGCACATCATTCAAACGACGAATATCGGGGCTGACGGTTTTCTTTTCTTCCGGCTGTTTTGCCAACTGGGCCAACTGACTTCTGCGTTCCACTTCCCGCACGGACCAGCCGTTTTTGACTGCTTTTTGCGCCAATTCGAGCTGCTCCACCACCGGCAGGGTCAGCAATGCGCGCGCGTGTCCCATTTCCAGATGGCGCTGGTACAGCATTTCCTGCACAGGCTCGGGCAGGCTCAGCAGGCGCAGGCTGTTGGAAATCGCACTGCGGCTTTTACCGACGGCCTTTGCAATGGTTTCATGCGTCAATCCGAATTCGTCTGCCAAACGCTTTAACCCTTGCGCTTCTTCGATCGGATTCAGGTTTTCACGCTGGAGGTTTTCAATCAGGCCCATCGCCAACGCGGTTTCATCACTGATGGTTTTGACCACCACGGGAATCTCGGTCAATCCGGCCAACTGGGACGCGCGCCAGCGACGTTCTCCGGCAATCAGCTCGTATTGCGACAAGCCGTGTTCCCGAACGATAACCGGCTGGATAACGCCTTGCGCCCTAATCGAATCCGCCAGCTCCTGCAATGCGGCATCGTCCATCTGCACCCGCGCCTGATAGCGGCCGGGTTGAATGTCCGCAATGGCTACTGTTGTCAGCCGATCGCTGCTGCTGTTGTCCACGCCGTTGGAAATCAGAGAGTCCAAACCGCGGCCCAAACCGCCTCTTGCTTTTGCCATATTGTTTTCCTTATCTTTTCATTTCGTTGACGCTGCGTTTCAGACGGCGTAATCATTAACCGTATATTTTATCGGATATTGCCGCGTGCGTGTTGGCAATTCATTATCGTCCGCTCCGTACCCGCAGGCTGTGCAGAAGAACGTTTGCGGAGAAGTTCGCACCAATTTGCCGTTCATCTACTATAATGGGCATTTTGCAGACGGCATTTACGGGATATTTCATGACAAAACGCATCATCATCGGCATCAGCGGCGCCAGCGGTTTCCAATACGGTTACGAAGCCTTGCGCCTGCTGCACCGTATCGGCGGTATTGAAACGCATTTGGTGGTTTCCAAAGGTGCGGAAATGACCCGCGCCTTGGAAACGCCGTACAGCAAAGAGGCCGTCTGCACTTTGGCCGATGTCGTCCATTCCGTCGGCAACTTGGGCGCGGCGGTGGCCAGCGGTTCGTTTAAAACCATGGGTATGTTGGTCGCGCCCTGCTCCATGCGTTCTCTGGCGGCGATTGCCAACGGCTACGGCGACAATCTGCTGACCCGCGCCGCCGATGTCGTACTGAAAGAACGCCGCCGTTTGGTATTGATGGTGCGCGAAACCCCGCTGAATTTGGCACATCTCGACAATATGCGCCGCGTTACCGAAATGGGCGGCATCATTTTTCCGCCCGTTCCCGCGTTTTACCACAAGCCGCAAAGTGTAGAAGAAATTGTTACCCACAGCGTCGGCCGTGCTTTGGAGCTGTTTGACATCGACATTCCGCACCTGCCGCACTGGGGGCTGCACGGCAAAACGGAAACCAGCACCGAAATCGGCTGACACCACCAAGCAACGCCGACCTGCTCCGCCATGCCTGACAACATTAGCCGGCCGAATGCAGCCAAGCCGCCCTACTCCCAAACGGCAATCCAAGCACCCTGCAGCCGCTTGAGGGAGAAGGCTCATCATACTTAACAACATTTTCTGCCGTACAAACGCCGAAAACCCAAACAAAAGGCCGTCTGTAAAACAGGCCGTACCGCACAATCATGCGTACTGCCCGTTTTGCAGACGGCCTTTCTCCGCAATCTTACCAAATGCGGGCGGCAACCGATTCCAATACAGACTTGATTTCCGCACCCAAACGGCGGCTCAACAGCCTGCCCAGCTCATCTTTCGGCGTATAATCCACCAACTCCGGCGCTTTGACCACATCGCGCGATACGCTGTAAATATTGCCGAAATCATCAATCAAACCAATCTCTTTCGCTTCCAAACCCGTATAGATTCTGCCGCTGAACACATCAGGATTTTCCTTGTCTTTCAAGCGCTCACCCCTGCCGGTTTTCACCGCTTTGATAAACTCGCCGTGAATATCTCCGAGCATGGTTTCCCAAATACGGGTCTGCTCCGGCGTTTCCGGCGTAAACGGATCGCCCATGCCTTTATTGCTGCCGGCAGTTTTCAGACGGCGTTTCACCCCGACTTTCTCCATCAGCTCCGTTACATCGAAACTGCCACCAATCACGCCGATACTGCCGATGATACTGGAAGGGTCGGCGTAAATCTTGTCTGCCGCCGCCGCAATATAATAGCAGCCCGAAGCACACATATCTTCCGCCACCACATACACCGGCACTTTCGGATACTTCGCTTTCAGCAAGCGGATTTCGTTGAACGCAGTATTGGATACCACCGGCGAACCTCCCGGGCTGTTGGCACGGATAATAATCGCCTTGGCATTGCCGCTTTCATACGCCGCCTTCATGCTGTCGCGCAACATTTTCACTTGGTCGTCATAGCCGCCGCCGATGGTGCCGCTCAACTCGATCACCGCCGTATGCGCGCCTGCCGTCTGCAAACTGCCTTTACTGCCGCTGTTTACGCCGATCAAAAACGCCAGAAACGCCAAAAAGCCGACCACGCGCCAAAGATTACGCCAAAAGCGTGCGCGGCGGCGGTCTTTATAAACTTCAAGCAGCACCTCGCGCAAGGTATCCCGCTCCCATTGCGGACTGTCGGTACCTGCCGGTTGGCTTTCATTTTCGCTGCGGATTTTGTATGACATCAGCAAAACTTTCTTGTAAATGTAAAATTCAAACCATTAAACAAACATATTGTATAACAAACCGCCACACGGCAGATACCTCAAGCACCCGTATGGCTGCGGTTTGCCGTCATCGCCAACGCCGTCTCCACCGCCACTTTCAAGCTGCCCGAATCCGCCCTGCCCGTTGCCGCCAAATCCAATGCTGTGCCGTGATCGACCGAAGTCCGCACAAATGGCAGTCCCAGCGTCACATTCACACCCTTGCCGAACGAAGCATATTTCAATACCGGCAAGCCTTGATCGTGATACATCGCCAACACCGCGTCCGCGTCTTTCAGCATAAACGGCTGAAACAGCGTATCGGCAGGATACGGGCCGCGTACATCTATCCCCTCTTCCCTCAGACCGGCCAGAGCGGGCATCAGCACGTCTATCTCTTCATGCCCCAAATGTCCGCCCTCTCCGGCATGAGGATTCAAACCCGCCATCAAAATAACCGGCTTTGCGATACCGAATTTATCCCGTAAATCCGCATACAAAATCCGTACAACCGACTCCACCAACGGCCGGTTCACCGCCGCGGCAACGTCTTTCAAAGGCAGGTGCGTCGTCACCAAGGCCACGCGCAAACCGCCGCCCGCCAGCATCATCACCACTTGTTCTGTACCGCTCTTTTCCGCCAGATATTCGGTGTGTCCGCTGAAAAAACCGTCCTCCGGCAAGCCATCGTTGATGACTCCTTTATGCAGCGGTGCCGTAATCATTGCTTCAAAAATGCCGTCTGCAATACCGCGATACGCCGTGTCCAGCAACTCCAACACATAAGCCGCATTGGCAGGGTTCAGCTGCCCCGCTTCGCAAGGCGCGCGCAACGGAATATGCAGCACTTCCAATTCCCCCGCAGCCGCCGAATATGCAGACGGCCTTTCCGGGTCGAAATCCAACAGTTTTATCTTCTTGCCCAACTGCCGCGCACGCTCGCCCAACAATTCCTTGTCCCCCAGCACCACCGTGCGGCACGGCAGTCCGGCAAACGCCAAATCCAAACAAATATCCGGCCCGATGCCCGCAGGCTCGCCGGAAGTTACCGCAAAAACAGGAAAACCCATGTCGGCAGTCCTTATCCGTTATCAACCTGTTCAGATTAAAACAAAGCACCCGCCGCGTCCATCTTTTCCGTGTCAAAGCATAGAAAGGCCGTCTGAAAAAGTGTAAAATATTGTTTGTCTGTTACCCCTCGGCCTTTCCAGGCTTATTACCATGGACCTTCCCAGTTCGATAACCGTCCGAAACACCTTTTCTACCCAAACTCACTAACCCCGCCGCAATGCCCTACCGCATCAGGCGGGCGGAGCATTTATGAGCCTCGAACCAGAAAAACAGGTTGATGCCCCCGCGGCCGCAGCGGAAAACGAAAGCGACGTAGAACGCATCGCCGCCGATTTCGACCGTATCCACGCCCTCTGCGAAATCCTCGAACCGGCATTCCCGCAAATCGAAGCGGGAACACCCATCGAAGACGAAACCCTCCGCGTCAAATTTACCGAACTCTCCTCGCTCCTGGCCGAGCTGCACCCCGCCGACGTTGCGGCAGTGTTGGAGTCGCTGCCCCCGCGCGAACGCAATATCGTATGGCTGCTGGTCGCACCGGAAGACGACGGCGAAGTGTTGCTGGAAGTATCCGATTCGGTGCGCGAATCGCTCATCGAGTCGATGGACAAAGACGAGCTTTTGGCCGCCGTCGACGATTTGGATGCGGACGAACTGGCGGAGCTGGCCGACGACCTGCCGCACCAAGTCGTTTACGAAGCACTGCAAACACGCGACGAAGAAGAGCGCGCGCAAGTTCAGGCGGC
The nucleotide sequence above comes from Neisseria animalis. Encoded proteins:
- a CDS encoding ParB/RepB/Spo0J family partition protein, whose translation is MAKARGGLGRGLDSLISNGVDNSSSDRLTTVAIADIQPGRYQARVQMDDAALQELADSIRAQGVIQPVIVREHGLSQYELIAGERRWRASQLAGLTEIPVVVKTISDETALAMGLIENLQRENLNPIEEAQGLKRLADEFGLTHETIAKAVGKSRSAISNSLRLLSLPEPVQEMLYQRHLEMGHARALLTLPVVEQLELAQKAVKNGWSVREVERRSQLAQLAKQPEEKKTVSPDIRRLNDVLTEKLGVNAEVKTTNQKKGKIVLHFDTPETFDYLLKQLGIDYQA
- the pdxA gene encoding 4-hydroxythreonine-4-phosphate dehydrogenase PdxA, coding for MGFPVFAVTSGEPAGIGPDICLDLAFAGLPCRTVVLGDKELLGERARQLGKKIKLLDFDPERPSAYSAAAGELEVLHIPLRAPCEAGQLNPANAAYVLELLDTAYRGIADGIFEAMITAPLHKGVINDGLPEDGFFSGHTEYLAEKSGTEQVVMMLAGGGLRVALVTTHLPLKDVAAAVNRPLVESVVRILYADLRDKFGIAKPVILMAGLNPHAGEGGHLGHEEIDVLMPALAGLREEGIDVRGPYPADTLFQPFMLKDADAVLAMYHDQGLPVLKYASFGKGVNVTLGLPFVRTSVDHGTALDLAATGRADSGSLKVAVETALAMTANRSHTGA
- a CDS encoding F0F1 ATP synthase subunit B, producing MNINATLFAQIIVFFGLVWFTMKFVWPPIAKALDERAAKVAEGLAAAERGKSDFEQAEKKVAELLAEGRSQVAEMVANAEKRAAKIVEEAKEQASNEAARITAQAKADVDQEINRAREVLREQVASLAVKGAEAILRSEVDASKHAALLSNLKQEL
- the atpE gene encoding F0F1 ATP synthase subunit C translates to MGLIAIACGLIVALGALGASIGIAMVGSKYLESSARQPELIGPLQTKLFLIAGLIDAAFLIGVAIALLFAFVNPFAG
- the atpB gene encoding F0F1 ATP synthase subunit A, which translates into the protein MAGESMTAADYIKHHLQSLTSLSDVTQGQGLKNIADFSFINLDAIFFAVVLGVLGSFLLWRGAKAATSGVPGRFQAAVEILYEFVDDMCKSIVHNEQSRKAVAPLGLTLFVWIFLMNAMDLLPVDLLPWIWQQMTGNHHALLRVVPTADLNTTLALAIGVLIICIYYNIKIKGFGGWMHEMFSAPFGGKLAPANFLLNLVEFLSKTVSHGMRLFGNMYAGELVFLLIALLGGAWAASGSVGVMDPILFVFHILAGLAWAIFHILVITLQAFIFMALAFVYIGQAHDAH
- a CDS encoding UbiX family flavin prenyltransferase gives rise to the protein MTKRIIIGISGASGFQYGYEALRLLHRIGGIETHLVVSKGAEMTRALETPYSKEAVCTLADVVHSVGNLGAAVASGSFKTMGMLVAPCSMRSLAAIANGYGDNLLTRAADVVLKERRRLVLMVRETPLNLAHLDNMRRVTEMGGIIFPPVPAFYHKPQSVEEIVTHSVGRALELFDIDIPHLPHWGLHGKTETSTEIG
- a CDS encoding ATP synthase subunit I: MTRILISQAGVLFAISILSALFAGGRGFWSALAGGLTYLIPTLIAVLLLKLFKNNPYLRSRMMVVGEVLKITLSLVLMLAVFAVWHDSLAFLPFFCGLLGVSHLVFLVLLRVKDYGR
- a CDS encoding S49 family peptidase, translated to MSYKIRSENESQPAGTDSPQWERDTLREVLLEVYKDRRRARFWRNLWRVVGFLAFLAFLIGVNSGSKGSLQTAGAHTAVIELSGTIGGGYDDQVKMLRDSMKAAYESGNAKAIIIRANSPGGSPVVSNTAFNEIRLLKAKYPKVPVYVVAEDMCASGCYYIAAAADKIYADPSSIIGSIGVIGGSFDVTELMEKVGVKRRLKTAGSNKGMGDPFTPETPEQTRIWETMLGDIHGEFIKAVKTGRGERLKDKENPDVFSGRIYTGLEAKEIGLIDDFGNIYSVSRDVVKAPELVDYTPKDELGRLLSRRLGAEIKSVLESVAARIW